The following proteins are encoded in a genomic region of Zingiber officinale cultivar Zhangliang unplaced genomic scaffold, Zo_v1.1 ctg126, whole genome shotgun sequence:
- the LOC122035943 gene encoding CRM-domain containing factor CFM9, mitochondrial-like, which translates to MIFISNMRALRNLQRHCWKSASLLGKRCYSHGITCLKTWPNNVHSVLPREVYCNSINQLGSTSGHRFMSTTRGRSMRSKVEKRMRRETGKTLKEIRRAKKKRKKLMTEEERLLYNLRRAKKKVGLLLQKLKKYELPELPPPRHDPELLTLEQLQAYKKIGFRNRNYVPVGVRGVFGGVVQNMHLHWKFHETVQVCCDNFPREKIKEMATMIARLSGGIVVNIHDVKTIIMFRGRNYRQPKNLIPINTLTKRKALFKARFEQALESQKLNIKKIEQELRRKGVNPEDPIAMASIQRIATTFFRAIDEKQGTPYIFHGDKPSTAEIVDNLDESIDVPSEDSDQEELDRFIREIEDAADKEWEEEEAVEKEELSRIRYWGKNDMGRSSRAPNWRSDNSEDEDRAHVRRWNGTSTGLGNTERKNWDSDNDMSTASEDEWDYDDKVSGATIDVDRHNSYSKDGTRERETNKIKQRKSRAAPKEYLRDRASVETRWREHEDISLDGDVLGDSEDAVGESEDEDGHNFVESTMGPYDYLSNEDSEDNDSGSRQKIGALDEKKGDESWDSD; encoded by the exons ATGATATTCATCTCCAACATGCGGGCTCTCAGAAACTTACAAAGACACTGCTGGAAAAGTGCTTCACTTCTCGGAAAGAG GTGTTATTCACATGGGATTACATGCTTGAAAACGTGGCCGAATAATGTGCACTCAGTGCTGCCTAGAGAAGTTTACTGTAATTCTATCAACCAGTTGGGTTCAACTTCTGGGCATCGATTTATGTcgacaacaagaggaagaagcatgCGGAGCAAGGTGGAGAAGAGAATGCGAAGAGAAACAGGAAAAACTTTAAAAGAGATCAGacgtgcaaaaaaaaaaagaaagaagttaatGACAGAAGAGGAAAGGCTACTATACAACTTACGTAGA GCCAAGAAAAAGGTGGGATTGCTTCTTCAAAAGCTCAAAAAATATGAATTGCCAGAGTTACCACCTCCTCGGCATGATCCTGAGCTTCTTACTCTTGAGCAGCTTCAGGCTTATAAGAAGATAGGTTTCAGAAATAGAAATTATGTTCCTGTTGGAGTTCGTGGGGTCTTTGGAGGAGTAGTTCAAAACATGCATCTCCATTGGAAGTTTCATGAGACTGTGCAAGTTTGTTGTGACAATTTTCCTAGGGAAAAAATCAAAGAAATGGCAACCATGATAGCAAGATTAAGTGGCGGCATTGTTGTTAATATACACGATGTGAAAACCATTATTATGTTTCGTGGACGAAATTACAGACAACCAAAGAATCTGATACCAATCAACACCCTGACTAAAAGGAAG GCCCTATTCAAAGCCAGATTTGAGCAGGCTCTTGAATCTCAAAAGTTGAACATCAAAAAAATTGAGCAAGAGCTAAGACGCAAGGGTGTCAATCCAGAGGACCCAATTGCCATGGCTAGCATTCAGAGAATTGCTACTACATTTTTTAGGGCTATTGATGAGAAACAAGGGACTCCATATATATTCCATGGGGATAAACCATCCACAGCAGAAATTGTTGATAATCTAGATGAGTCTATTGATGTACCTTCTGAGGACAGTGACCAGGAGGAACTTGACCGCTTTATTCGAGAGATTGAAGATGCTGCAGACAAAGAGTGGGAAGAGGAGGAAGCGGTAGAGAAAGAGGAACTTTCAAGAATTAGGTATTGGGGAAAAAATGACATGGGTCGGTCAAGCAGGGCACCAAATTGGAGAAGTGATAATTCAGAAGATGAGGATAGGGCTCATGTAAGGCGTTGGAATGGTACTTCTACTGGATTGGGAAATACAGAGAGGAAAAATTGGGATAGTGACAATGACATGTCCACAGCTTCAGAAGACGAGTGGGATTATGATGACAAAGTGAGTGGTGCTACAATTGATGTTGATAGACATAACTCCTATAGTAAAGACGGGACTCGAGAAAGAgagacaaataaaataaaacagaGAAAAAGCAGGGCTGCCCCAAAGGAATATTTGAGAGATAGAGCTAGTGTTGAAACCAGATGGAGAGAACATGAAGATATCAGCCTAGATGGTGATGTTTTGGGAGATTCAGAAGATGCGGTTGGGGAATCAGAAGATGAGGACGGACACAATTTTGTGGAATCAACAATGGGCCCTTATGATTATCTCAGCAATGAAGATTCAGAAGACAACGATAGCGGGAGTAGACAGAAGATAGGTGCGCTTGATGAGAAAAAGGGTGATGAAAGTTGGGATAGTGATTAA